From the genome of Spinacia oleracea cultivar Varoflay chromosome 2, BTI_SOV_V1, whole genome shotgun sequence, one region includes:
- the LOC110778589 gene encoding thaumatin-like protein 1b isoform X1, translating to MEAPFVLVLLMTLIIVNNLKGVESTTFTFKNNCPYTIWPGTLSGAGSPMLSSTGFELRNGATVSVDAPTPWSGRFWARTLCLSDAAGKFRCSTGDCGSGEKACNGKGGAPPATLAEFTIAGNMGKDFYDISLVDGFNLPLSVVPQGRTNDCPATRCAANLNPQCPQTLAVRDSNGSIIGCKSACLAFNQPQYCCTGDYKTPQTCPPTNLSRYFKNQCPQAYSYAYDDSTSTFTCPTGVNYLITFCP from the exons ATGGAAGCACCATTCGTATTAGTATTACTTATGACCCTGATTATTGTCAACAATCTAAAAG GGGTAGAGTCCACTACATTTACCTTCAAGAACAACTGTCCATATACCATATGGCCAGGGACTCTATCTGGAGCAGGCAGTCCAATGTTATCATCCACGGGATTTGAGTTACGCAATGGCGCCACAGTTTCAGTCGATGCACCAACTCCTTGGTCAGGCAGATTTTGGGCTCGTACACTTTGCCTGTCTGATGCCGCTGGAAAGTTCAG GTGTAGTACAGGGGACTGTGGTTCTGGTGAGAAGGCATGTAACGGCAAAGGAGGAGCTCCACCAGCAACCCTAGCAGAATTCACTATAGCAGGAAACATGGGCAAGGACTTTTACGATATAAGCCTCGTTGATGGGTTCAACTTACCCTTATCAGTGGTCCCACAAGGCCGGACTAATGATTGTCCTGCAACGCGTTGTGCAGCCAACTTGAACCCTCAATGCCCACAAACATTGGCTGTTAGGGATTCTAATGGGAGTATCATCGGTTGTAAGAGTGCATGTCTGGCATTTAACCAGCCACAATATTGTTGTACTGGTGATTACAAGACTCCCCAAACATGTCCACCAACAAATCTGTCACGATAtttcaagaatcagtgcccTCAAGCTTATAGCTACGCGTATGATGATTCTACGAGCACCTTTACATGCCCTACTGGTGTTAACTACCTCATCACTTTTTGCCCTTAA
- the LOC110778589 gene encoding thaumatin-like protein 1 isoform X2: protein MHEVYKGVESTTFTFKNNCPYTIWPGTLSGAGSPMLSSTGFELRNGATVSVDAPTPWSGRFWARTLCLSDAAGKFRCSTGDCGSGEKACNGKGGAPPATLAEFTIAGNMGKDFYDISLVDGFNLPLSVVPQGRTNDCPATRCAANLNPQCPQTLAVRDSNGSIIGCKSACLAFNQPQYCCTGDYKTPQTCPPTNLSRYFKNQCPQAYSYAYDDSTSTFTCPTGVNYLITFCP, encoded by the exons ATGCATGAAGTTTATAAAG GGGTAGAGTCCACTACATTTACCTTCAAGAACAACTGTCCATATACCATATGGCCAGGGACTCTATCTGGAGCAGGCAGTCCAATGTTATCATCCACGGGATTTGAGTTACGCAATGGCGCCACAGTTTCAGTCGATGCACCAACTCCTTGGTCAGGCAGATTTTGGGCTCGTACACTTTGCCTGTCTGATGCCGCTGGAAAGTTCAG GTGTAGTACAGGGGACTGTGGTTCTGGTGAGAAGGCATGTAACGGCAAAGGAGGAGCTCCACCAGCAACCCTAGCAGAATTCACTATAGCAGGAAACATGGGCAAGGACTTTTACGATATAAGCCTCGTTGATGGGTTCAACTTACCCTTATCAGTGGTCCCACAAGGCCGGACTAATGATTGTCCTGCAACGCGTTGTGCAGCCAACTTGAACCCTCAATGCCCACAAACATTGGCTGTTAGGGATTCTAATGGGAGTATCATCGGTTGTAAGAGTGCATGTCTGGCATTTAACCAGCCACAATATTGTTGTACTGGTGATTACAAGACTCCCCAAACATGTCCACCAACAAATCTGTCACGATAtttcaagaatcagtgcccTCAAGCTTATAGCTACGCGTATGATGATTCTACGAGCACCTTTACATGCCCTACTGGTGTTAACTACCTCATCACTTTTTGCCCTTAA